From one Meles meles chromosome 18, mMelMel3.1 paternal haplotype, whole genome shotgun sequence genomic stretch:
- the LOC123929614 gene encoding zinc finger protein 624-like isoform X5 produces the protein MDPSQRNLHKDVMLENYRNLVSLGLAISKPDMIAHLEAGKGPWVVVREIARTPYPELETKPATKNAVSTEDISEDVSQETVIDKLTENVLWNSRMGGLWKWNERILGLQNSQENHLNRKMVTHKKISSGQRRFRFGSLLFPEAGIITEEPHSKCQTPENFTEILDLITDTHLGKKLCKDTEGSKAIRPTSELTLGEKYNNKEKPYKCSTCKKSFYCRSLLTHHQRTHTKEKPYECNECGKMFSQPSYLSQHKKIHTGEKPYKCNECEKAFIKYSYLTVHHRMHTGEKPYKCDECGKAFMRSSSLIIHQRIHTGEKPYKCTDCERAFAKMVNLKEHQKIHTGVKPYKCCDCEKSFRTKSYLTVHQRTHTGEKPYKCTECEKAFTNTSQLTVHKRRRHTGKKTYKCNECGKVFRRNSGFKTHQRTHTGEKSFKCNECGKAFSQMVHITEHQKIHSGEKPYKCDVCGKAFRSSSYLTVHRRTHIEEKPYTCKECGKGCITQSLLTRHQRIHTGERPYKCEECGKAFRINSDLTVHMRVHTGEKPYKCNECGKVFRNKSGFNKHQRTHTGVKPFKCNDCGKAFSQMVHVTGHQKIHSGEKPYKCDVCGKAFRSSSYLTVHKRTHTGEKPYTCKECGKGCITLSLLTLHQRIHTGERPYKCEECGKAFRSNSELTVHLRRHTGEKSYKCNECGKVFKNKIGFNNHQRTHAGKKPFKCNDCGKAFSQMVHVAEHQKIHSGEKPYKCDVCGKAFRSSSYLTVHKRTHTGEKPYTCKECGKGCITSWRLTRHQRIHTGERPHKCEECGKAFRTNSDLTVHLRVHTGEKPYKCNECGKAFRTNSELTLHLRKHTGEKPYKCNECGKAFRSSSSLTVHQRIHQRETQLI, from the coding sequence agtTGGAGAccaaacctgcaaccaagaatgcTGTATCAACAGAGGATATTTCTGAGGATGTATCACAAGAGACCGTAATAGATAAACTCACGGAGAATGTTCTATGGAACTCCAGAATGGGAGGATTATGGAAATGGAATGAAAGAATATTAGGATTGCAAAATAGTCAGGAAAATCATTTGAATCGAAAAATGGTTACTCACAAGAAAATTTCCTCTGGGCAAAGAAGATTTAGATTTGGatctcttctttttcctgaagCAGGCATTATCACGGAAGAACCCCACAGCAAATGCCAAACACCTGAGAATTTCACTGAGATTTTAGATTTGATTACAGATACCCATCTGGGGAAGAAACTTTGCAAGGATACAGAAGGCAGCAAAGCCATAAGGCCTACTTCAGAACTTACCTTGGgggaaaaatacaataataaagaaaagccCTATAAATGTAGTACATGTAAAAAGTCCTTTTATTGTAGGTCATTgctcactcatcatcagagaactcacactAAAGAAAAACCTTATGAATGTAATGAATGCGGGAAAATGTTTAGCCAGCCTTCATATCTCAGTCAACATAAAAAAATTCACACAGGAGAAAAACCCtataaatgtaatgaatgtgaGAAAGCATTCATTAAGTATTCATACCTTACTGTACACCACAGAATGCATACAGGAGAGAAACCTTATAAATGTGATGAATGTGGAAAGGCCTTCATGCGTTCTTCATCCCTAATTATACATCAGAGGATTCATACTGGGGAGAAACCATATAAATGCACTGACTGTGAGAGGGCATTTGCCAAAATGGTAAATCTCAAAGAGCATCAGAAAATTCATACTGGAGTGAAACCTTATAAATGCTGTGATTGTGAAAAGTCATTCAGGACTAAGTCATACCTTACTGTACATCAAAGGAcccatactggagagaaaccatatAAGTGTACTGAATGTGAGAAAGCTTTCACTAACACATCACAACTTACTGTACATAAAAGAAGAAGGCACACTGGAAAGAAAACCTATAAATGTAATGAGTGTGGGAAGGTTTTCAGAAGGAACTCGGGCTTTAAGACCCATCAAAGAACACATACTGGAGAGAAATCATTTAAGTGTAATGAGTGCGGGAAAGCATTTAGCCAGATGGTACATATCACAGAACATCAGAAAATCCATAGCggagagaaaccctataaatgtGATGTCTGTGGAAAAGCCTTTAGGAGTAGTTCATACCTTACAGTGCATAGGCGAACACATATTGAAGAAAAACCCTATACatgtaaggaatgtggaaaaGGTTGTATCACTCAATCGCTGCTAACTCgccatcagagaattcatactggggAAAGGCCCTATAAGTGTGAagaatgtggaaaagccttcagAATTAACTCAGACCTTACTGTTCATATGAGGGTacatactggagaaaaaccctATAAATGTAATGAGTGTGGGAAGGTTTTCAGAAATAAGTCAGGTTTTAATAAGCATCAAAGAACACATACTGGAGTGAAACCATTTAAGTGTAATGACTGTGGGAAAGCATTTAGCCAGATGGTACATGTCACAGGACATCAGAAAATCCATAGCggagagaaaccctataaatgtGATGTCTGTGGAAAAGCCTTTAGGAGTAGTTCATACCTTACAGTGCATAAGCGAACacatactggagaaaaaccctACACCTGTAAGGAATGTGGAAAAGGTTGTATCACTCTATCGTTGCTAACTCtccatcagagaattcatactggggAAAGGCCCTATAAATGTGAagaatgtggaaaagccttcagAAGCAACTCAGAACTTACTGTTCATCTGAGGAGGCATACTGGAGAAAAATCCTATAAATGTAATGAGTGTGGGAAGGTTTTCAAAAATAAGATAGGCTTTAATAACCATCAAAGAACACATGCTGGAAAGAAACCATTTAAGTGTAATGACTGTGGGAAAGCATTTAGCCAGATGGTACATGTCGCAGAACATCAGAAAATCCATagtggagagaaaccctataaatgtGATGTCTGTGGAAAAGCCTTTAGGAGTAGTTCATACCTTACAGTGCATAAGCGAACacatactggagaaaaaccctatacatgtaaggaatgtggaaaaGGTTGTATCACTTCATGGCGCCTAACTCgccatcagagaattcatactggggAAAGGCCCCATAAATGTGAagaatgtggaaaagccttcagAACCAACTCAGACCTTACTGTTCATCTGAGGGTGcatactggagaaaaaccctataaatgtaatgaatgtgggaaagccttcagaaCCAACTCAGAACTTACTCTACATCTGAGGAAGcatactggagaaaaaccctataaatgtaatgagtgtgggaaagcctttagGAGTAGCTCCAGCCTTACTGTCCATCAAAGAATCCATCAAAGAGAAACTCAGCTAATATAA